The region ATTTGAACCCTTACGTCTGATGTTTGGTCTGAACTTTGGTTAGTCAGTGGAACGCCTTCGTTTCTACCCAACGCCGATTAATGAATTCGATTATTTCGCAAAAAAAGTCAGTGATTATTTGATTGATTTGATGTTACAGTGTATGGATAttcatctttcttcttcttctttggttcAAATTTGATTTTCTTTCAGTACAACTCTCTGAACATATCGGGTATCCGGTCTTAAAGGTGGCGCTACTCTGTTTCCGAAATATGTAAAGTTCTTACAGTTTCATCTTGCATTTCTGTGAACAGTTTTGGCGCGCGGATCATTTAGTGCACTTTTCGCATTGTCCTGTTGGTTACTGTTTCTTCCAGTACTTCCGGATGCATAGACGATATATATGTTACATGCTTGCTTCTTGGAAATGGTCGTCTCTAATGGCACTACGTCATTGGAGTTTGTTAAGAATACTACCTCATCTGCGTTTTGAAATATTTGTTGATAAATCGCAAGACCTGAGCTGCGAATTTCCACCACCAATTTACACACATTCTACCTTCCTTATTGTTAACCATTATTTCTTCACTGTAGAACAGTTCGTGTTAGACCATCGACTTGGTGTTTCTGTTAGATATTTGCTGAAAGTCGCAAGATTTGACCAGTCAACGTTCTACAAGTTCTACTTGTTAGTAGTTGATTAACTGACTGTGACTGCATATAGTTGTTAAAAAGTATTTTCAATTGGGGGCATATATGTCGTGCTGTTTAAGTGACCACATCTGGTTGTCCGACTAAGTTGATTAATCTCTGTTATGGCTTGTTAGTCCTTGCCTACAAGATTGCGTTTCAGGAAATCCTAGATTTGTTTTGTGGTTTTGCAAGTTTTCTCTATATCTTGGTGGCCAAAACTTTCTCCCCTGTTCCAGAGAATATCAGCCTGTGAATCATTGTCGACTTTGGGCATTTTCTTAAGTGGGCTTTAATATATGAACTAATGCATTCAAAACTTCAAACTGTATTATGAGAAGTTGAGAGTTTTTTCAGGTTTAGAAGCTTACTACATCTGATCCAAAATGTAGGTCCTTATAGCATTTTACCAGTCAAACATTTAAGAATTAGTGCATTCAAGACATCAAACTGTACTAGATTTATCATGAAATATACTTTTATAATATATAGTTTTCATGATGTGAGACAACATATTCGCATGGAAATCTACGGTTGAAGTACCTACCACCTTGAAGACTCTGTCAATGTCCTAAAGACTTACATTTTTTATCAGAAGAGATAGTTACTATCGAGCTGTGTATTCAACAGTATTTTTTATATGAGAACTATAACCGATAATGAACGAAAAATAGTGGCAGTATAGAGGAAACCAAGGCGATCAGGTTGCAATAAAAATGAAGCCGGGCGGGGTCACTCTCTAGTTGTGTGACAACAGTTCTTATGGCACTGCGTGAAGCATTATGctttttattttatcttttaaTGTAACATTCTTGTGATGCCTCATGCTACTGCTAGAATTCACATGTATTCTGAAGCAAAGCATGCATCATACATTAATTACTGTTAAATATGCTTAATCTGGAATGTACCTTTTTTTGGTATGCAGAGTCTTGATTCTGTTACTTATTTATGCATCTCCAACTGTTTCTCTAGGAAAGATGATGGTGTGAAGGTGGTCTCTGTGGATAATTTGAAGAACCCATACGAAAAACAAGATAACTTCAACTCACGATTCAAGTTGACCTTAAATAAGCTGTATGCTTGGAGCTTAGTTTCCTATGACCGAGTTGTTATGCTAGACTCTGACAATATGTTTCTCCAGAACACTGATGAATTATTTCAGTGTGGCCACTTCTGTGCAGTCTTCATCAACCCTTGCATCTTCCATACAGGCCTCTTTGTACTGAAGGTAGGATTACTTAATCAGCACACATCTCCTTTCTTCTGTAAACATTATTATCTTTTTGCAGATCTAAGACTAAAGTTGTGTTATTGCTTTGTTATTTGCAATGGTTATGAATGGAACTTTTGAGATCATTTTTGGATGCTTTGTTCGTTGTTCAGTATTTCATTTTACGAGTGATCTATCTGTCATTTGATGCTTCTTACTGCTTTATTTATTGTGTTGGATTAAAAATATATCTTTGTGGTTTTGTTGTCAACTTGTTTAGTACAGATTTTTTGTTTATCAAAatgtattttttgacataaatgtaTTCATCTAAGACGCGTGATGCATAAGTTTTAAAAATATGTATTGTGCAGACTAACTTACGTAGAAAATATGTATTGTGCTGTAGGACTGGTCAATGATCATGGTTCTAAAACATTGAAACCCCTTTGTTATGCGCCAATATAATTATTGTTGACATTCTCACAGTTACTAATCAAccatttttctttcctttttttaacAAAAAGCACAACTATTCTTATGATCTCTTTTTTTTTGTAGCCTTCTATGGATGTTTTTAAGAACATGCTACATGAGCTAGCTGTTGGGCGTGAAAACCCAGATGGTGCAGATCAGGGCTTCCTTGCTAGCTATTTCCCAGACTTGCTTGATCAGCCAATGTTCCATCCACCAGCTAATGGCACCAAACTTGATGGAAATTATCGCCTTCCTCTAGGCTATCAGATGGATGCATCTTATTTTTGTGAGTATGACTACCGGTATATCATTATTCCATATGCATTTTCATGGCTAAGACTGATGAACTGCACTTTTTCAGATTTGAAGCTCCGGTGGAGTATTCCGTGTGGACCGAATAGTGTGGTTACATTTCCAAGTGCTCCATGGATGAAGCCATGGTACTGGTGGTCTTGGCCAGTTTTACCTCTGGGACTTTCTTGGCATGAACAACGTCGTGAAAACCTGGGGTGGGTAGTTTCTTTAGAAACTCTTTTTGTCATCCATATCTCTATTACATTCTCAAACTGTGATACTAATAGTACCTTGCACGAAATGTAGTCCCAGTCTCTCAGATAAGGAAGGCTATTTTGTTAAATGGTAGTAGCACACTAGCACTCATGTGTATTTATGTGATTGGTGGCATGTCTTTCTGGAATCACCATCTATCTTCTTTAGAATAAAGATACACAAGACAGCGCTTATGATGCTTCTTTAATTTTTTAGGATAGAATTCCATAAAGTAGGGGTTATGAACTTGTGATGCCCTTAAAAATTGGTATGGCTAAAGGAGCATCATTAATTGCTATGTAGAATGATGTTGCACAAAATTTTAGTTCGGAAACACATCATCAGTTACTGTTTCTGACAATGTTTGAACTTGGTGCAAAACAGGTATTCATCAGAGATACCGATGGCATTATTCCAGGCTCTACTGTACATTGGAGTCATCGCAGTGAACCGACTAGCACGGCCTAGTTTGTCGAAGCTCTGCTACAACAGAAGAATGGAGAAAAGCACCATGTTCTTACTCACCACGCTCAGAGTAGTGGCGGCATGGTCCATTCTTGCAGCCTACACCATTCCCTTCTTCCTCGTTCCACGGACCGTCCATCCGCTGCTAGGCTGGCCACTATACCTGCTTGGCTCTTTCTCCCTCTCTTTGATCGTCATCAACTTCTTCCTCCTCCACCCCCTTGCCGTCCTCACGACATGGTTCGGGATCATCGGCACGCTCTTTGTGATGGCATGCCCATGGTATATGAACGGCGTCGTCAGGGCGTTGGCGGTGTTCGCATACGCGTTTTTCTGCGCGCCGGTGGTCTGGGCGTCCTTGGTCAAGATAATGAGCTCCTTGCAGGTCCTGATCGAGAGGGACGCCTTCAGGCTTGGGGAGCCTAACCAGACGGCCGAGTTCACCAAGCTTTACTGAGGT is a window of Triticum dicoccoides isolate Atlit2015 ecotype Zavitan chromosome 2B, WEW_v2.0, whole genome shotgun sequence DNA encoding:
- the LOC119365280 gene encoding putative glucuronosyltransferase PGSIP8, which gives rise to MGRFAGLRWLLLLWVAAGALAAEEDSKAAVGAPGPRRHAYAAMMYMGTPRDYEFYVATRVMMRSLRGFGADADRVVIASLDVPPRWVQALKDDGVKVVSVDNLKNPYEKQDNFNSRFKLTLNKLYAWSLVSYDRVVMLDSDNMFLQNTDELFQCGHFCAVFINPCIFHTGLFVLKPSMDVFKNMLHELAVGRENPDGADQGFLASYFPDLLDQPMFHPPANGTKLDGNYRLPLGYQMDASYFYLKLRWSIPCGPNSVVTFPSAPWMKPWYWWSWPVLPLGLSWHEQRRENLGYSSEIPMALFQALLYIGVIAVNRLARPSLSKLCYNRRMEKSTMFLLTTLRVVAAWSILAAYTIPFFLVPRTVHPLLGWPLYLLGSFSLSLIVINFFLLHPLAVLTTWFGIIGTLFVMACPWYMNGVVRALAVFAYAFFCAPVVWASLVKIMSSLQVLIERDAFRLGEPNQTAEFTKLY